Below is a window of Myxococcota bacterium DNA.
GTAACGCCGGCGGCCAGCACAGCCAGGCCACCGGACGCCAGACGAGCAACAGCATCTCCGTGACCAACTACTTCGCCACCCTCGACGCCAGCTGGGAGATCGACGTCTTCGGCCGGCTGCGCCGCGGGCTCGAGGCCGCCAACGCCGACCGCGACGCCGCCGTGGAGAACCTGCGCGACGTGCAGGTCTCCCTGGTCGCCGAGCTCGCGCTCACCTACGTCGACGCGCGCGCGCTGCAGGAGCGGCTGCGCATTGCCGAGGCCACGCGCGCCTCGCAGTCCGAGACGTTCGACCTCACCGACTGGCGCGCGCAGGCGGGACTCACCACCGAGCTCGACGTGGAGCGCGCGCGCTCGGCGCTCGCGACCACGGAAGCCGTGATCCCCACGCTCGAGACCGCGCTCGCCGCCGACATGAACGGCATCGCCATCCTGGTCGGCGCGCCGCCCGGTGACCTCACCGCGCTGCTCGCGCCGCCCGAGCCCATTCCCGTGACTCCCCTCGAGGTCGCCGTCGGTGTCCCCGCGGAAACGCTCGCGCAGCGTCCCGACGTACGCCGCGCCGAGCGCGACCTCGCGGCGGAGACCGCTCGGGTAGGCGTCGTCACCGCCGACGCCTACCCGAGCCTGAATGCCCTGGGCTCGATCGGGCTCGAAGCATTGTCCCCGCCCGGCCTGCTCGAGGCCGGCGCCAAGACGGCGACGCTCGCGGTGAGCGCGTCGCAGACCCTCTTCAAGGGCGGGCAGGTGATCGCCACGATCCAAGCGCAGGAGGCCGTGCGCGACGAGGTCCTGGCCTCGTACCAGGCCACCGTGCTTTCCGCCCTGAACGAGGTGGAGAATGCGCTGGTGGCCTACGCGCAGGAGCAGGACCGCCGCAAGGCGCTGGCCGAG
It encodes the following:
- a CDS encoding efflux transporter outer membrane subunit; protein product: MLTAGLTACAVGPDYVRPESAAPDAWRTPLAGGLAALPPDQAALARFWTTLGDPMLDQLVEQALVHNYDVAQAEARLRQTRALRDFAIGAFFPHITGNAGGQHSQATGRQTSNSISVTNYFATLDASWEIDVFGRLRRGLEAANADRDAAVENLRDVQVSLVAELALTYVDARALQERLRIAEATRASQSETFDLTDWRAQAGLTTELDVERARSALATTEAVIPTLETALAADMNGIAILVGAPPGDLTALLAPPEPIPVTPLEVAVGVPAETLAQRPDVRRAERDLAAETARVGVVTADAYPSLNALGSIGLEALSPPGLLEAGAKTATLAVSASQTLFKGGQVIATIQAQEAVRDEVLASYQATVLSALNEVENALVAYAQEQDRRKALAEGTAAAERALVLAQDQYGSGLIDFQVVLDAQRSLFLLQDQLAASEGQVTSNLVRLFKALGGGWTPGTTS